In a single window of the Bacillus rossius redtenbacheri isolate Brsri chromosome 8, Brsri_v3, whole genome shotgun sequence genome:
- the LOC134534886 gene encoding zinc finger protein jing isoform X2: protein MRCHSTLPLSGVATLSCSDSSALSSSGTSDITEPRSPFSTTSNHSSECSDDSSGVPSPGKLSYLTPPVWDPSCPTQWQPADGSPQSSKKRTHQWSSEVPICEENDSDARTSPWKLTKRCSAKSMAPNVPSSQEGGDHWPWSGKELETDEGPPLPPPPLVAPSTPLTPVTANIIANVPPKSLKHQTAIVNQKTAIAKDVTAVPSSKRTPEDVTSVPNSKRLRVEQKSGKQLLPRNKNSSSCSNAGPAVARKFPEQCVSYSRRNIPTAHKKTKCGSINNSNNTTCVKTIATGASNAGDRTQDKNASGVRKNVSTSEFRCPSVQPLGKNCARETKMRGNEVSDFFPSASTPHAAAAEDKTGTKKASHQAAEARPWDRFDMSPRTAKIFQKIAEPKNGSLPTLPHTRKVFSKLLPAPKNVDLNRNGINVSPSQSRASEKLDLLLASPSSAKLTVLLAPVPKHNNSVAKLAKPESLSNSVVCSKICSSLLKPLVPIVDVGKNGSQDVSDASPKAKVASEKEPLVVSSSPSPSERSSSTSGVCESEAAACLPPDVAESSPATSLTSPILSAPRTIRFPAADRTVSSSSGHGSQQDQLEGAACKWSECSACFDSSTGLLEHLQTKHVNAQVPSETYVCLWVGCKVYGRMSCSNTWLERHVLSHGGNKVLRCIFDDCSQRFSSQITLQRHVNSHFSETGGASGGIGARRNVDSTNSKLFRRNGKKLRYRRQPWSARMFDYFDCGIMERLQFQLMKMTQTRTLGNVAGAPGNTMSFRSRIMARRTEKDGSKKVLLRWFPTDILDDEWVTERDARAVQDVPICSLPTSATDQVHTALFGSDDRGTNATPLAAPVRRRGRKPVKSVS, encoded by the exons TGGTGTGGCAACGCTGAGCTGCAGCGACAGCTCGGCGCTATCGAGCAGCGGCACCAGTGACATCACAGAGCCCCGCTCACCCTTCAGCACCACCTCCAACCACTCGTCAGAATGCAGTGACGACTCGTCCGGAGTCCCCTCCCCGGGCAAGCTCTCGTACCTGACGCCGCCGGTGTGGGACCCGTCGTGTCCGACCCAATGGCAGCCCGCTGATGGTTCCCCCCAGTCTTCCAAAAAGAGGACTCACCAGTGGTCTTCCGAGGTTCCTATATGCGAGGAGAACGACTCGGACGCGCGGACGTCCCCGTGGAAGCTGACCAAGAGATGCAGCGCTAAGAGCATGGCGCCGAACGTGCCTTCGTCGCAAGAAGGCGGGGACCACTGGCCATGGAGCGGCAAGGAGCTGGAGACAGACGAGGGCCCGCCTTTGCCGCCGCCGCCCCTGGTGGCCCCATCCACACCGCTCACGCCCGTCACTGCCAACATCATCGCGAACGTCCCCCCAAAGTCGCTCAAGCACCAAACTGCCATCGTCAACCAAAAGACTGCCATCGCGAAAGATGTCACCGCCGTGCCCAGTTCCAAAAGAACTCCAGAAGATGTCACCTCAGTGCCGAACTCCAAGAGACTCCGAGTTGAACAGAAGAGCGGCAAGCAGCTGCTGCCCAGGAACAAGAACAGCAGCAGCTGCAGCAACGCCGGCCCAGCAGTTGCGCGCAAGTTCCCGGAGCAGTGCGTGTCCTATTCGCGGCGCAACATTCCTACCGCCCACAAGAAAACCAAGTGTGGCAGCATCAACAACAGCAACAATACCACGTGTGTTAAAACAATTGCTACGGGTGCGAGTAACGCTGGTGACAGGACACAGGACAAAAATGCAAGTGGTGTTAGGAAAAACGTTTCGACGTCGGAGTTCAGGTGCCCAAGTGTTCAGCCTTTAGGCAAAAATTGTGCAAGAGAGACCAAGATGCGGGGGAACGAAGTGAGCGACTTTTTTCCTAGTGCTTCCACGCCACACGCAGCAGCAGCAGAAGATAAAACGGGAACAAAAAAGGCCTCGCACCAGGCAGCAGAAGCACGCCCTTGGGACAGATTCGACATGAGTCCTCGCACCGCTAAAATTTTTCAGAAGATAGCGGAGCCGAAGAACGGCAGCTTGCCGACCCTGCCTCACACGAGGAAGGTGTTCTCCAAGTTGCTCCCAGCACCAAAGAACGTCGACTTAAATAGAAACGGGATTAATGTTTCGCCTTCTCAGTCTCGTGCCTCTGAGAAGCTGGATTTACTGCTCGCTTCACCCTCTTCCGCAAAGCTCACCGTCTTGTTAGCCCCTGTCCCCAAGCACAACAACTCTGTCGCGAAGCTCGCCAAACCAGAAAGTCTTTCAAACTCTGTTGTCTGTAGTAAAATTTGCAGTAGTTTACTAAAACCACTTGTGCCCATCGTAGACGTAGGGAAGAACGGGTCTCAGGATGTCTCCGACGCATCCCCTAAAGCAAAGGTGGCGTCGGAGAAAGAACCACTCGTAGTTAGTTCCTCACCTTCACCGTCGGAGCGCAGCAGCAGCACCAGCGGCGTGTGCGAATCGGAAGCTGCAGCATGCTTGCCTCCGGACGTGGCGGAATCGAGTCCCGCCACATCGCTCACTTCCCCCATACTGTCTGCCCCGCGCACCATCCGGTTCCCCGCGGCGGACAGAACCGTGAGCTCCTCGTCGGGACACGGCTCCCAGCAGGACCAGCTCGAGGGAGCGGCCTGCAAGTGGTCAGAGTGCAGCGCCTGCTTCGACTCCAGCACCGGACTACTGGAGCACCTGCAG ACGAAGCACGTGAACGCGCAGGTGCCGAGCGAGACGTACGTATGCCTGTGGGTGGGCTGCAAGGTGTACGGCCGCATGTCGTGCTCCAACACGTGGCTGGAGAGACACGTGCTGAGCCACGGCGGCAACAAGGTGCTGCGGTGCATCTTCGACGACTGCTCCCAGAGGTTCAGCTCCCAG ATAACCTTGCAGAGGCACGTGAACAGCCACTTCTCGGAGACGGGCGGCGCGTCTGGGGGTATCGGCGCGCGCCGCAATGTCGACAGCACCAACAGCAAGCTGTTCCGGCGCAATGGGAAGAAGCTTCGCTACCGTCGCCAGCCTTGGTCAG CTCGCATGTTCGACTACTTCGACTGTGGCATCATGGAGCGTCTGCAGTTCCAGCTGATGAAGATGACACAGACCAGGACTCTTGGCAACGTCGCCGGTGCCCCTGGGAACACCATGTCGTTCAGAAGTCGG ATCATGGCTCGGAGGACTGAGAAGGACGGTTCAAAGAAAGTTCTGCTCAGGTGGTTTCCAACAGACAT CCTTGACGACGAGTGGGTGACGGAGCGGGACGCGAGAGCAGTGCAGGACGTGCCCATATGCAGTCTGCCGACGAGCGCCACGGACCAGGTCCACACCGCCCTGTTCGGCTCCGACGACCGTGGCACCAACGCCACCCCTCTCGCCGCTCCCGTCCGGAGGCGCGGCCGCAAGCCCGTCAAGTCCGTGTCATGA